The following proteins are co-located in the Malus sylvestris chromosome 13, drMalSylv7.2, whole genome shotgun sequence genome:
- the LOC126597528 gene encoding beta-amyrin 28-monooxygenase-like: MEHFYLTLLLGFVSFITLSLSVLFYRHRAQFVGTNLPPGKVGYPVIGETYQFLATGWKGHPEKFIFDRMTKYSSEVFKTSLMGEKAAIFCGAACNKFLFSNENKLVTAWWPSSVNKVFPSSLETSAKEEAKKMRKMLPNFMKPEALQRYIGIMDTVARRHFAEGWENKKEVEVFPLAKNYTFWLAARLFVSLEDSVEIAKLGDPFAVLASGIISMPLDFPGTPFYKAIKASNFIREELTKIIKQRKIDLAEGKASPTQDILSHMLLLCDEHGSHMKEHDIADKILGLLIGGHDTASATCTFIVKYLAELPHIYDEVYKEQMEVLSAKAPGDLLNWDDLQKMKYSWNVAQEVLRLAPPLQGAFREALSDFVFNGFTIPKGWKLYWSANSTHKNAAYFPEPFKFDPTRFEGNGPAPYTFVPFGGGPRMCPGKEYARLEILVFMHNLVKRFKWEKVLPDEQIVVDPLPMPAKGLPVRLFPHPKTATT, from the exons atggagCACTTCTATCTGACCCTCCTCTTAGGGTTTGTCTCCTTcatcactctttctctctccgtGCTCTTTTACCGGCACAGAGCGCAGTTCGTCGGCACCAACCTGCCGCCTGGCAAAGTTGGTTACCCAGTGATCGGCGAGACCTACCAGTTCCTAGCCACAGGATGGAAAGGTCACCCGGAGAAATTCATCTTCGACCGCATGACCAAGTACTCCTCCGAAGTGTTCAAGACCTCACTCATGGGCGAGAAGGCCGCCATCTTCTGCGGTGCAGCCTGCAACAAGTTCTTGTTCTCCAACGAGAACAAGCTCGTCACTGCATGGTGGCCCAGCTCAGTCAACAAGGTCTTCCCTTCTTCTTTGGAGACTTCTGCCAAGGAGGAGGCCAAGAAGATGAGAAAGATGCTTCCCAACTTCATGAAGCCCGAGGCTCTCCAGCGATACATCGGCATCATGGACACCGTCGCCCGACGCCACTTCGCTGAGGGCTGGGAAAACAAGAAGGAAGTTGAAGTCTTTCCCCTCGCCAAGAA CTATACCTTTTGGCTTGCTGCACGGTTGTTTGTGAGCCTGGAGGACTCGGTTGAGATCGCCAAGTTAGGCGACCCGTTCGCAGTTTTGGCCTCGGGAATCATATCGATGCCTCTGGATTTCCCGGGGACTCCGTTTTACAAAGCGATCAAGGCGTCCAACTTCATCAGGGAGGAGCTGACGAAGATCATCAAGCAGAGGAAGATAGACTTGGCGGAGGGCAAAGCGTCGCCAACGCAAGATATATTGTCTCACATGTTGTTGTTGTGCGACGAGCACGGAAGTCACATGAAGGAACACGATATCGCGGATAAGATTTTGGGGCTGCTGATCGGTGGCCATGACACTGCTAGCGCTACCTGCACTTTTATTGTTAAGTATCTTGCCGAGCTTCCTCACATTTATGACGAAGTCTACAAGG AGCAAATGGAGGTCCTAAGCGCAAAAGCACCAGGGGACTTGTTGAACTGGGATGACCTACAGAAGATGAAATACTCATGGAACGTAGCTCAGGAAGTTCTCAGATTGGCTCCACCTCTTCAAGGAGCTTTCAGGGAAGCCTTATCTGACTTTGTCTTCAATGGTTTCACCATTCCAAAAGGCTGGAAG TTGTATTGGAGTGCaaattcaacacacaagaacGCAGCTTACTTCCCGGAACCATTCAAATTCGACCCTACAAGATTCGAAGGAAATGGTCCAGCACCATACACGTTTGTGCCCTTTGGAGGAGGTCCTAGGATGTGCCCCGGCAAAGAGTACGCCCGATTGGAAATCCTAGTGTTCATGCACAACTTGGTGAAGAGGTTCAAATGGGAAAAAGTTCTTCCCGACGAGCAGATCGTAGTTGACCCACTGCCCATGCCCGCCAAGGGACTCCCCGTCCGCCTTTTCCCTCACCCTAAGACAGCCACAACTTAA